The DNA region CAGGTGCGTGACACCKTGCCTGTGACCCCGGCAGGAGGTGGGCTTCCAGGGGAAGATTCAGGGGAGAGCCCCTGGTTTGGCTGTGGCCTTGtttgggagagggatggaggaggaggaagccacAGGGAGTACCAGYGAATCGGATTTTCCGGGTCACTGGTTCTGGATGAAGACCtggttttctaagagtgtgttcATCCTCACCTCCACAGTTATGCCAGGTCATGAGACGCAAATTATTTACTTTTATTTCTGTTATGTTAGGTCCAGGATTCRTTTTGATGTTTATTTGTTGTCGGTTGGTAAAAGAGAAAAAGTCTTCCATTCCAAAGTCACCATCAACTGTCCATGTTGCTGCAGTTCTCTGGGGAGAGATGAGGGACATGAATTACTTGTAACACCTTTAGCTGTTTTACAGCCACTGTGCTAACAAAATGCTAGTGGTAGTTACCGTTGAGTCCGTCCACCTCCTGTGTGTTGAGGAAGGGTGCGGGGCCCCAGACACGCACAGTGCCGTCGTCTGAGGCGGAGGCCATGAGGCCTGGGATGATGGGGTTCCAGCTAACGCAGTTGACTGTGCGAGTGTGCCCTGTCAGCTCAGCGATGGGCAGCTCACTGCGGCGGTGCCAGATATACACCTTATGGTCTGAGGGGGTAaagtgaggaggggaggaagagtaagagagagggagagggaaggtggaggacgtaagagagaggagaggaagagggggtacAATGGTATTAATATAGAAAAAAGTGGCAAGGTCGACCTTCCTATTATATGCTGAAAGTTAAAGTCACTGCATGTGTTTGCGTTTGAGAGATAATTGGGATGCAACCCTAGTGAGGGACACAGAGGTGAACATTTTTGTTCTAGGGCTCAATATCAGTCATTACCCCAATCCTGACCATAAGGAGTAGTTGATGCCTAAAATGGCTGCTGTTGGGTCTGTGGGTGTACCTTCACTGCCGCTGGCGATGAAGTCTTCATTGTGTCCTCCGAAGCAGGAGTGGATGGTGTAGAAGCCCTGAGTCACACCCTGGTACTTCCGAACCAACACCCGGTCCTGCAGGTCCCAAAGATGCACTccctgtaggggggggggggtaatgggaGTAGTTAGACACTAAAGACACACATTGGCACTACCACAAACTCCTTAATTTCCCTCCCAGACACTAGTCCaatgcctccacacacacacttcagtgtTCAAGTATGGCACCATATCCCCACTCACCTGAGTTGCTAcatttaacaaagctaatcttcCGTTCTTGGAAACAGTGAAAGACATGATAGGATGGTCCTCCTGAACTCTGTAAAAGACAAATTCACAACAAAGATGATCAATTACTAGTCTGTGTTCTGTTCAATACCTGCATAGACAATTCTATATGTAAGATTAGTAATTCAGAGCACATTATGTGCTCCGGTATTGCTTAATTTGTAGGTCTATTAATAAACTATTtataaaacaataaacagcagTAAACACTTAGTAACTCATGTATCATTTGTTAATATATAAATCATGCATTTATTACTAATACGTCTGTCAACATGCCCTTTACATATTTTCAGTTATCTACTGATAAATACAGCCCTCACATGTTTCTGTCCGTTAGGTCCTCAAAGTTGTAGCCTCGGATCCGCTGGTGTGTGTCAGAGGCTAGCACTGTCCTGCCGTCCCCCACACACCAGAGGCACTGCACACGCACGCCCTCCCATGAGTCCAACAGGTTACCGTCCAGGTCCTACCACAACACAATCAATACATAGGTCCAAATGGATATAGTCCAGATTCTGGGAATCAATCAAATCACACACAGGCCAGTCCAAAACGGTATCGCCCATGCCCCTAGAAAATCAGACACACATTTTGGTAACGGCACAAATAGAGTTTGtaagaaacacagacacattagATCCTGACAATCTTTTTGGAGGTCAGCAGGTTCCTGTCTAGTCAGCTAATCAATAAAGGTGTCAAGCTGCAAATCTAAAAGTAGCCTGTCCATATGCAATGCTGTATTAGTCCCTCCCCACTGTCCTATATCCTCCTCACAGATCACCCTGTACTCTCCCCACGACTCACACACTGGCAGGACAAACTGGAAGAACCAACTGGTATATCTGGTGGATAGATCACACACACCTTCCCACACCAATACTTACACACTGGTAGAATTGTCCCCTCTGTCCCCCGGTGACGAAGCGTTTCCCATCAGGGTTCCAAGCCACACTGGTCAGACTGTCCTCGTGGGACTGGCTCATCTTGGTCCGCAACTCTCCCGTCTGCCCAGCAGGGGACAAAAACCACTCAGTCAGTACACAGCCACTGAAGAGTTCCCAGCCTGGAGGTCCACTGCACAGCTGTTTTTATCAGTCCCAATAAAATCAGGAACTATCTGGTCAATAAGTGACATTAATTGATGTTTCTATTTATCTAATTAACTCCAATCAATCAATCCTCATCCTGGACGGTTGCAGTGTATGCCTGCACAAATTTCATACCAGCAATAACAGATGACGTTgccaggcggtgtgtgtgtgtgggttgcaaTACCTGGATGTTCCAGTGGGTGTGGGCACGCGGGGATTGCCATATAGGGATGTCCCAGTGTGTATGTATAAGTGTGGAGATCGCCATACCGGGACATTCCAGAGCCAGAGTTCAGAGCAGTCATCAGGCCCGCAGGCGATCAGGTAGGTGTCATCAGGGCTCCAGGCTAGGTAGGACACACCGTAGGCATGGCCCTCTAGGGTCCGCAGCAGCTTCAACTGGTGGCTCTCCTAGACACCACACAGACCAGGCTCTGGGTTAGCGTAAAGCACTAATGGGAAGACAGTGGATCAGGGGTCTGCAAGAGGCTTagttgcggtcaatttgcagtgtgcaaattattataattatgttcactCCAACTAAAATcatcccgtggctgaatctagttgcctacacCTGCAGTAGATGGTGGCTATCTTTGCCATTAATGCAGGAGATGACTCCTCCTATATGGCATATAGTGGGAATGTACACAGCAGGTGGTGTGGGGGAAAATGGGCTCAGCGTGGTACTCACAGGGTCCACCTGCCAGATGATGACGGTAGTGTCTTTGGATCCGGTGGCCAGCTTGGTGCCGTCGTTGGAGAATTTACAGAACCACACCTCGTTACAATGCTCTGTGAGGATCTGCTGTGTGTAGCACGGAAACTGCTTCCTGTGGGTGTGGTCAACCAGGAGAGAGAGGTCATCCAAGGTCCAAGGTTTAAATAAAAAGGCGAGAGAAAATGGGGAGGATGAGAAGAAAATACAAGAGGATAGTGGAGAAAGGTATAGAatgaagaggagagtggaggatagAGGCGCTACGGGTGAGAGGGAGTTGGTAAATGATTGAGGGTGATATTTTATGTCCACTAAACTCCTGTAGTGCGCAAAAATgacagaaataaaaaaacaacgtACCATTCCAAACACACAGGACACGGGCGTACAAAACGAGTTCAGAAAATTGCAGCTCATTATTGCATTACATGCAATGGTTATACATAGGTTCTGAGCTTTTCCTGACCATGTGGGCCCTGAGTTCCCCCAAGTCAGGTCAAGGGGTCAGGAAAACTCTATAATACACAAAGACCCTATATTAAAACACATGCTTTTCTTTATATTTGCATAGATTATTGGCACCATCTTTGCCGATGTCTACAGTAAGAACCGTACAAAGAAAAGGTTGTCAGGTTAAGTTGTTTTTGCACATTTCATCTGTGTTTGGCAGAAACTGTCACCCTGAGTGTGTTGCTGACCGGCTGCAGACGTGGTCCAGGAGCAAGGTGACAGAGTCCAGGCTGCTGTCCAGTTTGGTATTATGGTAGAGGCAGCGGTCCCTCTGCAGCTCCACAGCCTGTCTCAACAGGGTCTGCAGCCGACGTGGCGGCAGCATCACTGACGGGGGCAAGTACGCTGGAGAGGGAGTGGATTGGAGAGAAGGACCAAAGGCAGGAGTTAAACTATAGTCCAGTCTGAAGTACATCCCTAGACCCCTGTGAAGctatgtgagaatgtgtgtgtgtgtataaggtgtgATGAGGCTGTGAGTGAGgtagtgtgtgtatttatgttcagtagaatgtgtgtgtgggcaccTGTTTAAGAGGTACCATGTATGTATGATAGTGTGGTTATGGAACATATCCTACATCGAAGACAACACTGCTCGGTATCAGACGGCTACAGCAGCACTGAACTggcctgaggctgcaggggaaactCCCTGCTGTGCGCTGACCACCGTCTCCCATTCCATGTACCAGAATACTGCCATTGGCGAGGACATTCTCACCTTTACTGTGAAGGCGAGGCTGCAAGTTCGACCCACAAAATACAACCTAGCATTCTGGTACCGTATATGATCTTGTTTTGTACTTTACACTTAAGAGTTAAatgtaccccttgactttttccacattttgttgtgttacagcctgaatttgaaatatAATCAATTGAGATTGTCActggactacacacaataccccataatgtcaaagtgtaattatgtttttcaatttttttgtgcaaattaataaacaatgaaaagatgaaatggtttgagtcaataagtattcaagcctaaataacttcaggtgTAAAATTGTGGTttaaaagtcacataataagttccatggactcactctgtgtgcaatgtgtttcacaggatttttgaatgactacctcaatctctgtaacccacacaaggtcccgcagtgaatttcaaacacagattcaaccacaaagaccagaggttttccaatggtttcCTATTTGTAGATTCCGGGTAAaaagaaaagcagacattgaatatcccttcgagcatggtgaagttattaattaaactttggatggtgtatcaattcacctagtcactacaaagatacaggcatccttcctaactcagttgccggagaggacggaaaccactcagggattttgcAATGAAGCaaatggtgactttgaaacagttatagagtttaatgtATATGCTTGAAGAAaactgatggatcaacaacattctagttactccacaatactaacctaattgacagagtgaaaaaaactaAGCCTATACTGAATACAAATAGTCCAAAACATACATTGTTGCAACAAATgcggcaaagcaattcacttttgtcctggatacaaagtgttgtgtttggggcaaatccaataaaacacattaattgttaaggactggagagtttcaggataaaataataaaacagaatggaggtaagtacaggcaaaatcctagaggaaaacctgctacagtctgctttccaccagacactgggagatgaattcacctttcagcagaccaataacctaaaaacacaaggccaaatctacactggagttgcttactaagaagcCAGTGAATGTTCCAAAGTGGGCAAGTTACAGCTTTGACttcaatctacttgaaaatctatggcaacacttgaaaatggactagcaatgaccaacaaccaatttgacagataaTAAAAATGGGCAACTTTTGCACAATCCAGGATTGGAAAActcgagacttacccagaaagacttgcagctgtaattggtgCCAAtgtgattctaatatgtattgactcagggggttgaatacttatgaaaaCCAAGATGTGTTCTCTTTttcaatattttacattttttattaacaaatgttagaatttttcttccgcTTTCACTGATTATTTTACGTAGATAGTAGACAAAAAAAAGATACATTTGATTCCCACCTTGTAAATCAAAGTGTGAATATTTTCTCAATGCACTGTTCAAACCATGCTCTTGTCAAAAGAGCCTGGTTTgatgaaaatgtgttttc from Salvelinus sp. IW2-2015 linkage group LG14, ASM291031v2, whole genome shotgun sequence includes:
- the LOC111972645 gene encoding WD repeat-containing protein 26 isoform X2; protein product: MQSNGEGQGQDSELSCLNSAQNGESSSAVGTHSNGVLTSTNNGNSVGAGLGSGTCVASTSSGSEVGSMKKKKRLSQSEEDVIRLIGQHLDGLGLNQTVDLLMQESGCRLEHTSATKFRNHVMEGEWDKAENDLNELRALMHSPNAIVRMKFLLLQQKYLEYLEDGKVLEALQVLRGELTPLKYNTDRIHVLSGYLMCSHAEDLRAKTEWEGKGTNSRCRLLDKLQTYLPPSVMLPPRRLQTLLRQAVELQRDRCLYHNTKLDSSLDSVTLLLDHVCSRKQFPCYTQQILTEHCNEVWFCKFSNDGTKLATGSKDTTVIIWQVDPESHQLKLLRTLEGHAYGVSYLAWSPDDTYLIACGPDDCSELWLWNVPTGELRTKMSQSHEDSLTSVAWNPDGKRFVTGGQRGQFYQCDLDGNLLDSWEGVRVQCLWCVGDGRTVLASDTHQRIRGYNFEDLTDRNIVQEDHPIMSFTVSKNGRLALLNVATQGVHLWDLQDRVLVRKYQGVTQGFYTIHSCFGGHNEDFIASGSEDHKVYIWHRRSELPIAELTGHTRTVNCVSWNPIIPGLMASASDDGTVRVWGPAPFLNTQEVDGLNENCSNMDS
- the LOC111972645 gene encoding WD repeat-containing protein 26 isoform X1; this encodes MQSNGEGQGQDSELSCLNSAQNGESSSAVGTHSNGVLTSTNNGNSVGAGLGSGTCVASTSSGSEVGSMKKKKRLSQSEEDVIRLIGQHLDGLGLNQTVDLLMQESGCRLEHTSATKFRNHVMEGEWDKAENDLNELRALMHSPNAIVRMKFLLLQQKYLEYLEDGKVLEALQVLRGELTPLKYNTDRIHVLSGYLMCSHAEDLRAKTEWEGKGTNSRCRLLDKLQTYLPPSVMLPPRRLQTLLRQAVELQRDRCLYHNTKLDSSLDSVTLLLDHVCSRSATHSGKQFPCYTQQILTEHCNEVWFCKFSNDGTKLATGSKDTTVIIWQVDPESHQLKLLRTLEGHAYGVSYLAWSPDDTYLIACGPDDCSELWLWNVPTGELRTKMSQSHEDSLTSVAWNPDGKRFVTGGQRGQFYQCDLDGNLLDSWEGVRVQCLWCVGDGRTVLASDTHQRIRGYNFEDLTDRNIVQEDHPIMSFTVSKNGRLALLNVATQGVHLWDLQDRVLVRKYQGVTQGFYTIHSCFGGHNEDFIASGSEDHKVYIWHRRSELPIAELTGHTRTVNCVSWNPIIPGLMASASDDGTVRVWGPAPFLNTQEVDGLNENCSNMDS